The Candidatus Desulfovibrio trichonymphae region CGCGATGCGGCAGAACTGCTGCGCGGCCGGAAAGTGGACAAAAATGTGCGCTGCATTGTGCTGCCATCTACGCCGACGGTGTGGAAACAATGCCTCAGAGAAGGCCTTATAGAAATTTTCATGGATGCGGGTTGTATTGTGGGCCCCTGCACCTGCGGCCCCTGTCTTGGCGGGCACATGGGAATTCTTGGCGACAACGAGCGGGCCGTATCTACCACAAACCGCAATTTTAAAGGCCGCATGGGCAGCCTTTCCTCTGAGGTCTATCTGGCCGGCCCTGTTGTGGCCGCCGCCTCGGCTGTGGCCGGCTGCGTGGCCGGGCCGGAGCAGATAGGCGCGTAGACGCGAAGAGAACAATATCTGCCGGCCTTGCAGGCATTATTTTCCACAGCATGACGATCAGGGGGACAGCATGAACTACAAAGGTACAGCCCACACAGTGGGAGACCATATTGACACGGACGCCATTATCCCTGCACGTTATCTCGTTACCACGGACGAAAAGATTCTTGGCGTAAAATGCATGTCAGGTCTCGCACCGGACTGGGTCAAGCGCGTACGCAAAGGTGACATTCTGGTGGGCGGGCGCAACTTTGGCTGCGGTTCTTCGCGTGAACACGCGCCCATAGCCATTCTGGGGGCGGGCATGCCTGTGGTCATTGCCCACAGCTTTGCGCGTATTTTTTACCGCAACGCCTTCAATATGGGCCTCTTGCTTATGGAGGCGGGTGATGAGGCAAACAAAATTCAGGAAGGCGACGAACTGGAAATCATCCCCGAAGAAGGGCGCGTCCGCGACATAACACGCGGCCTTGAGATCGTTTGCCCGCCGCTGCCCGCATCCATGTCAGGAATTCTGGCGGCCGGCGGGCTGGTGGGTTATGTCAAAGAACGTCTCCAAAAATCCTGAAGAGCAAACCATGAAAAAACACATATGTCTGCTTGAAGGCGACGGCATCGGCCCGGAAATTCTCGCACAGGGCGTTGACGCCATCACGACAGCCGCCCGCAAGACCGGCCATGAACTGACATTTGCAAAGGCGCTGATAGGCGGGGCGGCCCTGGACGCCACAGGTGAGCCCCTGCCCTCGGAAACAGTGGAAACATGCCGCAATGCCGACGCAGTGTATCTTGCCGCCGTCGGCGGCCCGAAATGGGATGCCGCAAATCCGGAGAAAAGGCCGGAGAAGGGTTTGCTCGGCATACGCAAAAGCCTTGGCCTGTTCGCCAACCTGCGCCCGGCCATGCTGATGCCCGAACTCGCCGGCGCGTGCCTGTTGCACCCCAAAACAGCCGCCGAGGGGCTGGATCTGATCGTTGTGCGCGAACTCACGGGTGATGTTTACTTTGGCGAGCCGCGCGGCATTATCATGCGCGACGGCCTGCGCACGGGCGTCAACACCATGCTGTACACGGAAGAAGGAATCCGCCGCATCGCAAAAGTGGCCTTTGAAACAGCACGGCTACGCCGTAAAAAAGTATGCTCTGTCGACAAAAGCAACGTGCTTGAAACCTCGCGCCTGTGGCGTGAGGTCGTTATTGCCGTGCACAAAGACTACGGCGATGTGGAACTCAGCCACATGTATGTGGACAACGCGGCCATGCAGCTTGTGCGCGCGCCTTCACAGTTTGACGTTATCCTCACCGGCAATCTTTTCGGCGATATCCTTTCAGACGAGGCGGCCGTGATTACAGGCTCGCTCGGTATGCTGCCTTCATCTGCACTTGGGGACGACGGGCCCGGACTTTTTGAACCGACACACGGCTCGGCACCGGATATAGCGGGGCAGGACAAGGCAAATCCCCTTGCCGCCATTCTTTCCGGCGCCATGCTGCTGCGCCTTGGGCTGAACATACCCGAAGCGGCTTCCCTTGTTGAGAACGCGGTTCGCCAAGCACTGCGCGATGGTTTTCGCACTTTCGATATTATGGAACCGGGAAAAACCTTGGTCGGCTGCAGGGCTATGGGCCAAAAAGTCATTGAAAATATTGGCAAGGCATACTAAACGGGACAAAAAAATTCAGAGTCGGACGCCGTCCGGCTTTATGGCCGGCCAATACCCTGAACAGCGGCTTGAGCCGCCGGAATAAGCAGCTTGGCAGACCAGTAGTGTGCCGTTCCACAGGCTTCTATGCCTATAACAATGCCCGTCACGCGCCGCGAATCCAGTATGTGTCAAACCCGTCGTTGAGGCGGCCGTCTTCGATGTCTTTAAATTCAGCCTGAAGGAAAAGGCGGTGGTATTCCGTCCTTGTGCGCCGCCAACCCCAGAACTGCTGGCGGCGAATGCTGAGGCAGTGCAGTACCCCGCGTATAATTATTTTGAGTGTATTGACAAGACTGCCTATAAAGGAATCCTCCTGCAGCAACGATGCGGAAAGACACATCAGCTCGCCGCCCGGGGCGAGCAGTGCGCGCAGCTCACCGAGCAGATGCGCCATTCCGCGTGTGGGGATGCCGTAATCCACTGCGGAAAGGTATATCATGTCGTAGCAGACGTCAGAAGGCAAACAGGCGGGAGGCAGGCCGATATATATGCGCTCGACCGGGATATGCTTGCGCAGCCATTTCATGCCGACAGTGCTTGGCTCATTGACGTGCAGTTCTATCTTCGGCATTTCGTCCAGCAGCATTTTTTCCATATAGCCTACGCCGCTGCCGATGGAGAGCACACGCACCGGGCCGGTTTTTTTCTGCATGGCGCGCAGGCGCCCGGCAAGCCAGCAGGCGTCCTTGCGCTTGTTGGCGCGCCAGCCAGCTGGCAAAGAGTCCCAGTTTTTGTAGCGGCGGAAGAGTTCTTCATAGAAAATGGCGTAAAAGCGCGGTTCCGCCAGATGAAAAAAGGAAATGTGCGAAAAGGCGGTAAACGGTATTCCCTGCCAGCTTTCCTGATAAAAACGCCGCACTGTAAGCCTCCGAAATGTTGTCCCGACCGTTATCCGCGATCTTCCAGCGCGGCGACGGAAGGCAGCACTTTGCCCTCCAGAAGTTCCAGCGACGCGCCGCTGCCGGTTGAAATATACCCCATTTTGTCCGCCAGGCCATAGCCTTCCACTGCCGCCACAGAATCGCCGCCGCCCACGACAACAAAAGCTTTTGAATTCGCCAGGATAGTTGCCAGAGCCTTTGTGCCCGCGCCGAAGGGATCGGTTTCAAACGCGCCCACAGGCCCGTTCCAGACAACGGTTGCCGCCTTGTCCAGCAACGCGGCATAACGTTCCACAGTTTTTGGGCCTATATCCAGAATCATCTCTTTGTCCTGCACAGCGCCGGCCTCTCGTGACACGGCCTTTTGGCCGGGCGCCAGTTCAGCGGCCGTCACCAGGTCTACCGGCAAAGGCAGTTCCTTGCCCTGGGTTTTTGCCTGATTCATGATTTTTTCAGCTTCGGGAATCAAATCCCTTTCGCAAAACGAGGCCCCCACATTGCAGCCCGCCGCGGCCAGAAAGGTATTGGCAATGCCACCGCCCACAATCAGGCTATCTATCTTGTCAAGCAAATTCTTCAGAATGCCCAGTTTTGTGGAAACCTTGGAACCTCCGATGACGGCGACAAGCGGCCGTTGCGGCCTGTCCATCACTTTGGCGAAAGCCGCAAGCTCGGCAGCCATCAGCAGGCCGACGCATGCTACAGGCGCAAGGTGAACCGCCCCTTCGGTAGAGGCGTGCGCACGGTGGGCCGCGCCGAAGGCGTCCATCACATACACATCACCAAGTGCCGCGAGTTTCGCGGCAAGCGTCGGGTCATTTTTTTTTTCGCCTTTGAGAAAACGCACATTTTCCATCAACACGCACTGCCCCGGAGCGGCCTTGGCGTCTTCAAACCCGGCGACAAGCGGCACGGCAAGGCCCAACAGTTTCGTCAGACGCTCGGCTACGGGCTTGAGTGAAAACTGCTCTTCGTACTGTTCTTCTGTCGGACGGCCCAAATGCGAAAGCACAATAACGCCTGCACCACCGGCAAGCGCTGTTTCTATGGTGGACAAAGCGGCGCGGATGCGCTTGTCGTTCGTGATATGCCCGTCTTTCATAGGGGCATTGAGATCCTGCCGGATAACAAGTGTTTTTCTTTTGATATCAACCTCTTGTAATTGTTTAATGGGCATGGTCTCTTCCGTGTGGTTCTATTGATGGACCTTTTTGTCTGTGGCGCTGAGAAGAGCCTTGGCCATATTCAGCAGATGATCAGAAGTGAAGCCGAAGCGTTCACACAAAACCGACGCGGGAGCGGATGCGCCGAATGTTGCCATGCCCAGCACAGCGCCGTCCAGACCGACATATTTGCGCCAGTAGTCCGGCGCCGCGGCTTCCACGGCAATGCGCGCGCGGCAGGCGTCCGGCAGCACGCTTTCTTTGTAGCCGTCATCCTGCGCGTCAAAAATTTCGGCGCAGGGCAGGGAAACCACGCGAGCCCGTCGGCTCCCTTCCTCCGGGGCGGCAAGACGTTCGGCCGTCTCCACGGCAAGGGCGACTTCCGAGCCTGTCGCCAGCAAAATGATCTCCGGCGCGCCTTCACAGTCATGCAGCACGTAACCGCCTTTCGCGACAACGGCAAGCTGCGCCGCGTCACGCGGCATAAACTGCAGTTTCTGGCGCGAAAGCGAAAGGCAGACAGGAGTATGGCGGCTTGCCAGAGCGCACTTCCAGGCGGCGACCGTTTCAACGCTGTCGCAGGGCCGCCAGAGCAGGAGGTTGGGCGTGGCGCGCAGGGCCGCGATCTGCTCCACAGGCTGATGCGTGGGACCGTCTTCTCCCACGCCGATGGAATCATGCGTGAAAACCCATACTAAGCGAAGGCCCATGAGCGCGGCAAGACGCACGGCGTTTTTTGCCTGATCCGAAAAAGCCATGAACGTGCCGGCGTAGGGCATAAAGCCGCCGTGCAGGGCAAGTCCGTTCATAATGGTGCCCATGCCGAACTCCCGGACACCATAAGAGAGATAATTGCCTTTGTATGTCGCTGTATTGAGGCGTTGTGAGGCTTTTACGGCAGTACCCACAGAACCGGACAAATCCGCCGAACCACCGATCAACTCCGGCATGCGCGGCACAAGATGTTCCAGCACTTTTTGGGAAGCCGCGCGCGTAGCCGCGTTTTCCTTTTCGTCCAGCACTTCGCACAGCAGATTTTGCATGAACGCTGACCAGTCAGTCGGCAGATCTCCGGCCATGCGCCGGGAAAATTCCGCAGCCGACTCCGGAAAAACTTTTTTGTAGGAGGCAAAGGTCGCATTCCATCTGTCTTCAGCCTCCTGTCCTGCCGCGCGGGCGTTCCAGGCTGCATAGACAGTTTCGGGGACGACAAAGGGAGGTTCTGTCCAGTTCAGAGTTTTTCGCGCGGCCTGCGCGGCTTTCGCGCCAAGAGGGGCACCGTGGCTTTTTTCCGAGTCGGCCTTGGGTGAGCCGAAGCCAATGTGCGTGCGGCAGACAACAAGACTCGGGTGGGCTATTTCTGCCCGTGCCGCGGCCAGCGCCGCGTCCAGGGCTGCTCCATCGTGCCCGTCAACCGGGCCGATGACCTGCCAGCCGTAAGCGATAAATCGCGCCGCGACATCTTCATTGTACCAGTCGTCAATACGGCCGTCTATGGATATGCCGTTGGAATCATACAGCACAATGAGTTTGCCCAGACCCCAAATCCCTGCAAGGGAACAGGCTTCGTGCGAAACGCCTTCCATCAGGCATCCGTCGCCACAAAAGACGTAGGTGCGGTGATCCACCACACAGTGCTCGTTCGTATTGAAGCGTGCGGCAAGCATGCGTTCGGCAAGCGCCATGCCCACGGCTGAGGCTATGCCCTGACCGAGGGGCCCGGTTGTCATTTCCACGCCGGGGCAGACATGATTTTCCGGATGGCCCGGCGTTTTTGAACCCCACTGGCGAAAGTTCTTTATGTCGGCGAGGGAGATGTCATAGCCTGTAAGATGCAGCACCGCATAATAGAGCATGGAGGCGTGGCCGTTGGAAAGCACAAAACGATCCCGGTCAGGCCAGGCGGGATTTGACGGATTGTGCCTGAAGCCATGCCGCCAGAGGGCTTCGGCCATGTCGGCCATGCCGAGCGGCGCACCGGGATGGCCGGAACCGGCTTTTTCAATGGCGTCAATGGCAAGTGCGCGAACGGCGTTAGCGCATTCTCTTCGCGTGGGCATAGTTCTGCCTGGACTTAACATGACGCAGGCGGTTCACGACGCCAGCCGCAGGCCTTGTCCAATGCGGGGCGCGGAGGCAGATGCTCCGCAGCGCGCATAAACGCCGCCAGCCGCGCGTCATAGGGTTTATGGCCGAAAAACGCCGAGCCGGAAACCAGTATGTCCGCCCCCGCTTCCATAATGGCCGCTGTATTTTCAGGGCACACGCCGCCGTCCACCTGAACGGGCGTGTCCTGTGCGCCGGTGGCGGCCAGCAGCGCGCGGGCGGCGCGGATTTTGTCATATGCTTCCGGAAGAAAGGACTGCCCAGAAAATCCTGGATTGACGCCCATCAGAAGCAACATGTCCAGGTCAGGAGCAAGCCAGCGCAGGGAGGAAATATCTGTGCCGGGGTTAAAGGCCAGACCCGACTTGAGCCCCATGTCGCGAATGGCCGCGAGCGTGCGTCGAGGGTTGCGGTCTGCTTCCGCATGCAGCACCAGCATGTCGGCCCCGGCGTCCCTGAAGTCGTGCAGATACCGGGCGGGATATTCAATCATCAGGTGCACGTCGAAAAAAAGTCTGCTGTGAGGTCGTATGGCCCTGATCAAAGGAGGGCCGAAAGTTATGTTCGGCACAAAAGAGCCGTCCATAATGTCCAGATGCAGCCATCTCACGCCCGCGTCTTCCAAGGCGGAGAGTTCCGCGACAAGACAGGAAAGATCGGCGGAAAGCAGTGAGGGAGAAAGAATCATTTTCCTTTTCCCTCATGACCGACCGGCCAATAAACGCCGCACAGCCGTAATTTCACGTATCACCATCTGCATGAAGGTCGGGTCAGGCACAGCCGTCACGCGTGCGGGCAGATTTTCATCCAGCACGGCGCTGCCTTCCAGCAGGCGACGCGCGCCCTCAATTGTCATGCCCTGTTCATGGAGCAATTGCTGTATGCGCCGCAGAAGGGTCACATCCGCTTCGGTGTAAAGACGTTGTCCCTTGTCTGTACGCGAAGGGGCAAGCTGCGGAAATTCCGTTTCCCAGAAGCGCAGGACATGCGTCTTCAGGTTGAGCAGTTCCGCCGCTTCGCCGATGCGATATATTTTTTCCGACATGCGCACTCCCCGTTCAAGGAAACAGGATCAGGTTTGTCTCCGGCCGGGGCGAATGGCGGTTTACACGCGTACGCCCAGAGCCTCCACCAGTGATTGTGCCACTTTCCCCCTCTCTTTGTCCACTTCCGCGTCTTTGAGAGTTCGGCCGGGGTGGCGGAAGGTCAAACGAAAGGTCAAATGGCGCTCCGCGCCCTCCTGCGGCTCGAACACGTCCGCTAAAAAGGCTTCGGCAAGCAGCGGCAGGGAAAGTTTTGCCATATGGTCAAGCACATGGCTCACGCGCAGGCCCGACCCGGCTATGACCGTGATGTCGCGGCGCACCGGGGGGTAAAGCGGCAGGGGCGCGAATCGCACACAGGCCACGTCGTGCATGGCGTACAGCGCATCAAGATTGAATTCGGCAAGCCACACGCCCTTGCGCGCGTGAAAAGCATCCACCAGAGCCGGTTTGACGCGGCCCATGCAGCCGACTGACCGCCCGGCAACGCACATTTCCACGCAGGGAAGCAGCCAGAGGTGGTCATTGACCGTCTCGCAGCCGGGGGCTGGCAGATGTAAAAAGTTCAGCAAATGTTCCGCTATGCCCTTGATGTCGGCATAATCCATGTCCGCTTCGGCATGGGGCCAGGCAACATCGTGCCGCGCGCCGTAAAGCAGGATGCCGAGCATGCCGGTTTCACGCGCCGCTGTGGGCAACTGCCCCTGTGCTGGCGCGGCGTCCGCATCCGTGTGTTCTTCAAAAATATGCGCCAGTTCAAAAAGGCGCAAGCCCTGGACGCCCTGGGCCAGATTGTTGCGCAGCGACTGAAGCAAGCTCGGCGCGAGCGATGTCCGCAGAACGTCCTGTTCCGCTGAAAGCGGATTGACTATGGAAATTCTGCCCTGCCGCGGCAGCCCGAGATGGTCAAGATCCTTATGGCCGACAAAGCTGTAGTTGACGGCTTCGTTAAGGCCGAGACCGGCACCCCAGTGCTTGACGCGCGACCGGAAAAAGTAGTCTGACCGGGACTGGCCCGCACGGTCAAGGCTTTTGCGCATCGGCGGCAAAACAGGGGGGATGGCGTCAAGCCCGTGCATGCGGCACACTTCTTCAATCAAATCCGCCTCACGGGTGAGGTCCGGTCGCCAGCTGGGCTGAGTGACCCGCCATACAGTTCCTTTATTGACGACGCAGCCAAGCAGCGTGAGGGCTGTTTCGCAAAATTCCCTGTTTAAGGTCACGCCAAGCAGGGCGTCGGCCTTTTCAGGCCGGAAGGCGATGGCAACAGGCGCAAAGGGTTTGGGTTCCGCCCTGGAAAGCCCCCTGCGCACCACGCCGCCGCCGAAGGCGGCCATCATGGCGCAGGCCCGGTCGAGCGCCCAGACGGTGCGCCGCTGATCAATGCCGCGCTCAAAACGGTAGGACGCTTCAGAAGAAAGCCCCAGACGCCGTGAAGTTTTGCGTATGCTCTCCGGCTTGAAGATAGCGCTTTCCAGAAAGACAGTTCGACTTGTCTGAGTTATTTCCGTATTCAGCCCGCCCATAACGCCGGCCAGACCCACAATGCGTTCCGCGTCGCAGATGCAGAGGTCGCGGTCGGTCAACACGCGTTCCTGACCGTCCAGTGTGGTGAATTTCGCGTTGTTTTGAGCAGTCTTGACAGCAATGCGGCCGCCTCTGAGCTTGTCCAGATCAAAAGCGTGCAGAGGCTGGCCGCATTCAAGCAGAATATAGTTTGTCACATCCACAATGTTTGAAATGGGTCGCACGCCCATGGCGTGCAGACGGCGGCGCACGCGCGCGGGGGATGGCGCCGCCCTGATATCGGCAATAATCCTGCCGGAATAAAGCCGGCAGAGATCCGCATCCTCTATGTCAATGGGCACAAGGGCTTCCGGCCGAGTTTTGTCTTCTGTGACGGGCAGTTCCTGAATGGTCACGGGCAGGTGAAACGCATTTGCCGTTTCCCGCGCAAGGCCCAGCACGGAAAGACAATCCGAACGGTTGGGCGTGATGGAAATGTCGAGCACCTCGGTGTCCAGATCAAGCGTGTCCACAAGCCGCGCGCCGGGGAGCGCGTCTTCGGGCAGCACCATAATGCCGCTGTGATCCTCCGTCATGCCCAGCTCGCGCTCGGAACAGATCATGCCGAAGGAAGGCGCGCCGCGCAGTTTTGCTTTTCTGATCACAGTGCCGTCAGGCAGGCGCGCGCCGACAAGGGCAACAGGAACTTTTTGCCCGGCCGCAACATTGGGCGCACCGCAGACGATATCCAGAAGTTCTTCCTGCCCCGCGTTGACTTTGCACAGATGCAGATGGTCTGATTCAGGATGCTTCACACATGCCGTGACCTCGCCGACAATAATGGCGCTGATGGCCGCATAAGGGCGCAGAATATCCTTAAGTTCCAGCCCGAGCATTGTCAGCCTGTCGCCCAGCGCTTCGGCGCTGCCCTCGTAAGGCGTAAATTCGCACAGCCACGCAAGAGAAAGCAACATACGCCATTCCTGTTAATCTATCGCAGTTATTGAAACGTCCACAGCGGAGAGCTTTTGTCCGGGTTCGGCAGCGGCCTGTCTGTCTCATTTGCATTGTAACCGCCGTACGCGCCGGGGCGCGGACGCTGACGCGGGGCTTTCTCAGCCGGTTTTACGTCGTCAATCGTGTTGCCGTAGGCGTCGGTATAGCCCCTGCCGCCTTCCGTCGTACGCGACGTGGAGTTGCCCGACAGGCCCCGCAACGGCTTTGGTCCGCCTGGGGGTTCAAGGCCTGAATGGCGGGGGCTGTACGCGGACGCCGCATAACTGTTTTGCGGCGCAGCAGTCGTCAGCGTCAGGCTCAGGCACAGTGCCGCGGCAAACAGCAGGCGTTGCATCATAGCAGTCATCTCAGGCAAATTGTCGTAAAAAACGTGCGTCGTTTTCAAAAAACATGCGCAGGTCGCCGATGCCGTACTTGAGCATGGCCACGCGCTCCACACCCAGCCCGAAGGCAAAGCCGCTCACTGCGTCAGAATACTTCACTGCGGCAAAAACCTCCGGATCAATCATGCCGCAGCCCAGTATCTCCACCCATCCCGTACCGTTGCAGACGCGGCAGGGTTCGTCTTTGTGACCGCCCCTGCCGCCGCACATGCAGCAGGAAATATCCACCTCTGCCGAGGGTTCGGTAAAGGGGAAAAAACTCGGACGGAAGCGCACCTCAGTGCCCGCTCCGAACACGCCGCGCACAAAGGCCGTCAGCGTGCCGCGCAAATGCGCCATGGTGACGCTTTCGCCCACCATCAGGCCCTCAATCTGGTGAAACATGGGGGTATGGGTCAAATCAGAATCGCGCCGGTACACCTTGCCCGGCACAATAACGGCAAGCGGCGGCGTGCGGGTAAGCATGGAGCGAACCTGCACGGGCGAGGTGTGCGTGCGCAGCAGCACCTTGTCCGAAATATAAAGCGTGTCCTGCATGTCCCTTGCCGGGTGGTCGGGCGGCATATTCAGGGCTTCAAAGTTGTAGTAGTCGTTTTCCACTTCCGGTCCGGAAGCCACCTCAAAACCCATCTCGGTAAAAATACCGCATACTTCCTCTGTCACCAGGGTGGTGGGATGCAGTGAGCCGCGCCACGGCGCGCGCGCCGGCAGGGAAGGATCAAAACGCTGCAGGGCGGCGGCTTCGCTCTGGAGCAAAAGCGCGCTCCTGCGCGCTTTAAAAAACGCGTTGCAGCGCTCCTTGACGCTGTTGGCAGCCTGACCGACGGCGGGTCTGTCTGCGGGAGCAAGAGAGGGCAGGCGGGACATGATCTGCGCAAGGCGTCCCTTGCGGCCCAGCACATCCACCCGAAGCACCTCCATATCTTCCGGCGAAAAGGCTTTTTGAAGGCCCGCTTCCAGTTCGACGAGCAGATTTTCCAGTGCTGTTACGAGATCCATGGGTTTCCTTCAACAAAAACACGGACGGCACGGTTCCAGCCGGCCACGCCGTCTTGCAGTCTGCAAAGGACAGAAAAAAAATTCAGAGTGCGTTATCGCAATGCGGCTTTTGCGAGTTCGGCCACACTCGCGAAATCATCTTTGTGGTACACAGCCATATCCGCCAGAATTTTGCGGTTCAGGGCAATGCCCGCCAGTTTCAGACCGTGCATGAAGCGGCTGTAGGAAAGACCGCTCAAACGCGAGCCGGCGTTGATGCGCAGAATCCAGAGCGCACGAAAATCGCGCTTACGGCGCTTGCGACCCACGAAGGCGTACTGCAGCGAACGTTCCACAGCCTCGCGGGCAGTGCGGTACAAACGACTGCGCCCTCCGCGAAATCCCTTGGCAGCGCTCAGATATTTCTTATGCCGCCGGTGTCCGGCAAGACCTCTCTTTACACGCATGCGCGTATCCTCCTTGTGCCCGACAAGGCGGAGGAAAGCCCGCCGGGTGGTGTGTCGTGATCAGCCGTTCGGCAGCATGCGCCGCACGGCCTTTTCATTGGCGATGTCCACCAGTGTGGCCTGACTAAGGCGCATTTTGCGGCCCGCGGCCTTTTTTGTCAGTATATGACGCAGATTCTGACGGCGGCGCTTGAATTTACCGCTGCCGGTCAGTTGAAAACGCTTGGCCGCGGCGCGCCTTGTTTTAATTTTCGGCATGACAGCCTCCTTAGAAAAACAGATAAAAACAACTGCGTTCTGTGTTCAAATTTCAGAAAGGGAAGAGCATGATGCTCTAAAACGCCGTGCGGCGCAAGAAATGAATTTTCATACCGCGCCGCGGCCTTATAGCGCACACTGCATTTCTATTTTTTGGGCACCAGAAGCATTTGCAGCATACGGCCTTCCGCGTGCGGCTCCTGATCCACCTTTGCCACGTCCGCGAGATCCCGCACGACGCGTTCAAGAATAATCAGGCCGCGATCCTTGTGCACAATTTCGCGTCCGCGAAAAAATACCGATATCTTGCATCGGTCGCCGTTTTCAAGAAAACGGCGTATATGGCGCAACTTGGTGTCATAATCGTGGTCGTCCGTCTTCGGGCGCACCTTGATTTCCTTGATCTGCACCACGGCCTGTTTTTTTCTGGCTTCCTGCTTCTTTTTCTGCTGTTCGTATTTGAACTTGCCGTAGTCCATAATACGACAGACAGGCGGCTCCGTTGTTGAGGCCACCTCGACGAGATCCATGCCCGCCTCTTTTGCCAAGGTGATGGCGTCGCCGCGCTGCAAAATCCCAAGTTGTTCTCCATCAAGGCCGATCACGCGCACTTCGCGCGCTCGTATCAGTTCATTGCGGCGCACGCTGTCCTGCGGCAGG contains the following coding sequences:
- the leuB gene encoding 3-isopropylmalate dehydrogenase — translated: MKKHICLLEGDGIGPEILAQGVDAITTAARKTGHELTFAKALIGGAALDATGEPLPSETVETCRNADAVYLAAVGGPKWDAANPEKRPEKGLLGIRKSLGLFANLRPAMLMPELAGACLLHPKTAAEGLDLIVVRELTGDVYFGEPRGIIMRDGLRTGVNTMLYTEEGIRRIAKVAFETARLRRKKVCSVDKSNVLETSRLWREVVIAVHKDYGDVELSHMYVDNAAMQLVRAPSQFDVILTGNLFGDILSDEAAVITGSLGMLPSSALGDDGPGLFEPTHGSAPDIAGQDKANPLAAILSGAMLLRLGLNIPEAASLVENAVRQALRDGFRTFDIMEPGKTLVGCRAMGQKVIENIGKAY
- a CDS encoding 3-isopropylmalate dehydratase small subunit — encoded protein: MNYKGTAHTVGDHIDTDAIIPARYLVTTDEKILGVKCMSGLAPDWVKRVRKGDILVGGRNFGCGSSREHAPIAILGAGMPVVIAHSFARIFYRNAFNMGLLLMEAGDEANKIQEGDELEIIPEEGRVRDITRGLEIVCPPLPASMSGILAAGGLVGYVKERLQKS
- a CDS encoding MerR family transcriptional regulator, with protein sequence MSEKIYRIGEAAELLNLKTHVLRFWETEFPQLAPSRTDKGQRLYTEADVTLLRRIQQLLHEQGMTIEGARRLLEGSAVLDENLPARVTAVPDPTFMQMVIREITAVRRLLAGRS
- a CDS encoding class I SAM-dependent methyltransferase, with translation MRRFYQESWQGIPFTAFSHISFFHLAEPRFYAIFYEELFRRYKNWDSLPAGWRANKRKDACWLAGRLRAMQKKTGPVRVLSIGSGVGYMEKMLLDEMPKIELHVNEPSTVGMKWLRKHIPVERIYIGLPPACLPSDVCYDMIYLSAVDYGIPTRGMAHLLGELRALLAPGGELMCLSASLLQEDSFIGSLVNTLKIIIRGVLHCLSIRRQQFWGWRRTRTEYHRLFLQAEFKDIEDGRLNDGFDTYWIRGA
- the tkt gene encoding transketolase, whose translation is MPTRRECANAVRALAIDAIEKAGSGHPGAPLGMADMAEALWRHGFRHNPSNPAWPDRDRFVLSNGHASMLYYAVLHLTGYDISLADIKNFRQWGSKTPGHPENHVCPGVEMTTGPLGQGIASAVGMALAERMLAARFNTNEHCVVDHRTYVFCGDGCLMEGVSHEACSLAGIWGLGKLIVLYDSNGISIDGRIDDWYNEDVAARFIAYGWQVIGPVDGHDGAALDAALAAARAEIAHPSLVVCRTHIGFGSPKADSEKSHGAPLGAKAAQAARKTLNWTEPPFVVPETVYAAWNARAAGQEAEDRWNATFASYKKVFPESAAEFSRRMAGDLPTDWSAFMQNLLCEVLDEKENAATRAASQKVLEHLVPRMPELIGGSADLSGSVGTAVKASQRLNTATYKGNYLSYGVREFGMGTIMNGLALHGGFMPYAGTFMAFSDQAKNAVRLAALMGLRLVWVFTHDSIGVGEDGPTHQPVEQIAALRATPNLLLWRPCDSVETVAAWKCALASRHTPVCLSLSRQKLQFMPRDAAQLAVVAKGGYVLHDCEGAPEIILLATGSEVALAVETAERLAAPEEGSRRARVVSLPCAEIFDAQDDGYKESVLPDACRARIAVEAAAPDYWRKYVGLDGAVLGMATFGASAPASVLCERFGFTSDHLLNMAKALLSATDKKVHQ
- a CDS encoding phosphoglycerate kinase, which codes for MPIKQLQEVDIKRKTLVIRQDLNAPMKDGHITNDKRIRAALSTIETALAGGAGVIVLSHLGRPTEEQYEEQFSLKPVAERLTKLLGLAVPLVAGFEDAKAAPGQCVLMENVRFLKGEKKNDPTLAAKLAALGDVYVMDAFGAAHRAHASTEGAVHLAPVACVGLLMAAELAAFAKVMDRPQRPLVAVIGGSKVSTKLGILKNLLDKIDSLIVGGGIANTFLAAAGCNVGASFCERDLIPEAEKIMNQAKTQGKELPLPVDLVTAAELAPGQKAVSREAGAVQDKEMILDIGPKTVERYAALLDKAATVVWNGPVGAFETDPFGAGTKALATILANSKAFVVVGGGDSVAAVEGYGLADKMGYISTGSGASLELLEGKVLPSVAALEDRG
- the rpe gene encoding ribulose-phosphate 3-epimerase, coding for MILSPSLLSADLSCLVAELSALEDAGVRWLHLDIMDGSFVPNITFGPPLIRAIRPHSRLFFDVHLMIEYPARYLHDFRDAGADMLVLHAEADRNPRRTLAAIRDMGLKSGLAFNPGTDISSLRWLAPDLDMLLLMGVNPGFSGQSFLPEAYDKIRAARALLAATGAQDTPVQVDGGVCPENTAAIMEAGADILVSGSAFFGHKPYDARLAAFMRAAEHLPPRPALDKACGWRREPPASC
- the pheT gene encoding phenylalanine--tRNA ligase subunit beta, yielding MLLSLAWLCEFTPYEGSAEALGDRLTMLGLELKDILRPYAAISAIIVGEVTACVKHPESDHLHLCKVNAGQEELLDIVCGAPNVAAGQKVPVALVGARLPDGTVIRKAKLRGAPSFGMICSERELGMTEDHSGIMVLPEDALPGARLVDTLDLDTEVLDISITPNRSDCLSVLGLARETANAFHLPVTIQELPVTEDKTRPEALVPIDIEDADLCRLYSGRIIADIRAAPSPARVRRRLHAMGVRPISNIVDVTNYILLECGQPLHAFDLDKLRGGRIAVKTAQNNAKFTTLDGQERVLTDRDLCICDAERIVGLAGVMGGLNTEITQTSRTVFLESAIFKPESIRKTSRRLGLSSEASYRFERGIDQRRTVWALDRACAMMAAFGGGVVRRGLSRAEPKPFAPVAIAFRPEKADALLGVTLNREFCETALTLLGCVVNKGTVWRVTQPSWRPDLTREADLIEEVCRMHGLDAIPPVLPPMRKSLDRAGQSRSDYFFRSRVKHWGAGLGLNEAVNYSFVGHKDLDHLGLPRQGRISIVNPLSAEQDVLRTSLAPSLLQSLRNNLAQGVQGLRLFELAHIFEEHTDADAAPAQGQLPTAARETGMLGILLYGARHDVAWPHAEADMDYADIKGIAEHLLNFLHLPAPGCETVNDHLWLLPCVEMCVAGRSVGCMGRVKPALVDAFHARKGVWLAEFNLDALYAMHDVACVRFAPLPLYPPVRRDITVIAGSGLRVSHVLDHMAKLSLPLLAEAFLADVFEPQEGAERHLTFRLTFRHPGRTLKDAEVDKERGKVAQSLVEALGVRV